Proteins found in one Maridesulfovibrio sp. genomic segment:
- a CDS encoding PEP/pyruvate-binding domain-containing protein, with the protein MNRLFNSIRSLLKGRHKKRPRSFADLFTSFNSVLELNNRILTGIASMHSKLGGDYIFDIQYLRMASQDMEDLVRKLIDALDSMTPGKYVGLYSSLRQICRNIKKELSGSPVIPNRLMVSFSETTPRDYDLVGAKSYNLARTANLLGIRTPEGISITTRACKEYMEFNGLNDIISAIKHESMNGGKPLDQASKEISDLILAGTIPPEVRKALNAVREQLSSKSEKGMGLAVRSSAWGEDGSYSFAGIYESLINVPPENLHEAYLTVLAAIYSTGAIRYRRRLNYKTRETLMAVSFQTMVNAKCSGVVYTLSPTSPSDNTVIISSAWGLGSSVVGGESATDQFTVSREEPYKQLSISIQRKETALGLNPKGSGTVEENVPGHLQTQSSLTSEEITQLVKTALRMERYFKKPQDIEFAFDHDGSLIILQSRPLQVQSQSYEQSSSLIEELDNREKIISGVGEVAQQGIASGEVFVAQNDASLKDFPDGAILVVKHSSPSFAAILPHAAGLITDVGSPLGHLATIAREYRVPALLNTGNATDVLSTGQIITLDAEQKNIYAGIVQELHIYQAKRENLDETYEYRLLRRILRQIEPLNLFDPSDSNFTPKGCETLHDITRFVHEKAVEELIEINISSSLDLSSPNGKLKLPVPLDMTVIDIGGGLNDIDSGIAAEISKHKTIEQEQVESAPMAAFIEGVTMAGVWQSSPVPVDFSSFMSSMTRTISPELASAPNVGRNLAVISNNYSHISLHLGYHFTIINCFVSDNPADNYVYFRFAGGVTGVQRRSRRAKFLSEVLAHLDFSITVRDDLVIARVKKISADEILYRMKVMGVLVAYTRQLDVSMVDDSQINRYAHDFDKLIANRIQTTIGG; encoded by the coding sequence ATGAATCGGTTGTTTAATTCCATACGCTCACTTTTGAAGGGAAGGCATAAGAAAAGGCCTCGCTCTTTTGCCGATCTCTTCACCAGTTTTAATTCCGTACTGGAATTAAACAACCGAATTCTTACCGGAATAGCATCCATGCACAGTAAGCTCGGCGGGGATTATATTTTTGATATCCAGTATCTGCGCATGGCTTCTCAAGACATGGAAGATCTGGTCCGTAAGCTTATCGATGCTCTTGATTCCATGACCCCCGGTAAATATGTCGGATTGTACAGCTCCCTGAGACAAATCTGCCGGAACATCAAAAAAGAACTTTCAGGCAGCCCGGTCATCCCGAACAGGCTGATGGTTTCTTTCAGCGAAACAACCCCTAGAGACTATGATCTGGTCGGGGCCAAAAGCTATAATCTGGCGCGTACAGCAAATCTTTTAGGAATCCGCACTCCCGAAGGAATTTCCATCACCACCCGTGCCTGTAAAGAGTATATGGAATTCAACGGGCTGAATGACATCATTTCCGCCATAAAGCATGAAAGCATGAATGGCGGAAAACCTCTTGATCAGGCTTCAAAGGAAATCTCCGATCTGATTCTTGCCGGGACCATTCCTCCCGAAGTCCGCAAAGCCCTGAATGCGGTAAGAGAACAGCTTTCCAGTAAATCCGAGAAAGGAATGGGTCTGGCTGTCCGCAGCAGCGCGTGGGGGGAAGACGGCTCCTATTCTTTTGCCGGGATTTATGAAAGCCTGATCAATGTGCCGCCGGAGAACCTGCATGAGGCATATCTGACCGTGCTGGCCGCCATTTATTCAACCGGAGCCATCCGGTACCGCCGCAGGCTGAATTACAAAACAAGGGAAACCTTGATGGCCGTGTCTTTTCAGACAATGGTCAATGCAAAATGCAGTGGCGTGGTTTACACTCTTTCGCCTACCTCCCCTAGCGATAACACTGTCATTATCAGTTCGGCATGGGGACTCGGGTCTTCCGTTGTCGGCGGTGAATCGGCAACCGACCAGTTCACCGTGTCCCGTGAAGAACCATATAAACAATTGAGTATTTCCATCCAGCGCAAAGAAACGGCATTGGGTTTAAATCCCAAGGGATCAGGTACGGTGGAGGAAAATGTTCCCGGCCATCTGCAAACCCAGTCCAGCCTTACTTCCGAAGAGATAACCCAACTGGTAAAAACCGCTCTTCGTATGGAACGTTATTTCAAAAAGCCTCAGGACATAGAATTCGCTTTTGACCATGACGGTTCGCTTATCATCCTGCAAAGCCGTCCGCTGCAGGTTCAATCCCAGAGCTATGAGCAGTCCTCTTCATTGATTGAAGAATTGGACAACCGCGAAAAAATTATTTCCGGCGTAGGCGAAGTGGCGCAGCAGGGGATCGCATCGGGTGAGGTCTTCGTGGCTCAGAATGATGCGAGCTTAAAGGATTTCCCGGACGGAGCGATTCTGGTTGTAAAGCATTCTTCCCCCTCATTTGCCGCTATCCTGCCCCATGCGGCCGGACTGATCACTGACGTGGGCTCCCCGCTGGGACATCTGGCGACAATCGCCCGGGAATATCGTGTACCGGCCTTATTGAATACTGGAAACGCCACCGATGTCCTGAGCACTGGTCAGATCATCACCCTCGATGCCGAGCAGAAAAACATTTATGCCGGAATCGTTCAGGAATTACATATTTATCAGGCTAAACGGGAAAACTTGGATGAGACGTATGAATACCGTCTGCTGCGCAGAATTCTCCGGCAGATAGAGCCGCTGAATCTATTCGATCCTTCGGACAGCAATTTCACCCCCAAAGGCTGTGAAACACTGCATGACATCACCCGTTTTGTGCACGAGAAGGCCGTGGAAGAGCTCATTGAAATCAACATCAGTTCTTCCCTTGATCTCTCTTCTCCAAATGGGAAACTTAAGCTTCCTGTTCCGCTGGATATGACCGTCATTGATATCGGAGGAGGACTAAACGACATTGATTCCGGGATAGCTGCGGAAATCTCAAAACACAAAACAATCGAGCAGGAACAGGTGGAATCAGCTCCCATGGCAGCCTTCATCGAAGGTGTCACCATGGCTGGAGTCTGGCAGTCGTCTCCTGTTCCCGTTGATTTTTCCAGTTTTATGTCCAGCATGACCAGAACCATTTCTCCGGAACTGGCCTCTGCGCCGAATGTAGGACGCAATCTGGCAGTTATTTCTAATAATTACTCGCACATAAGTCTGCATCTTGGTTATCACTTCACCATAATAAATTGTTTCGTAAGCGATAATCCGGCTGATAATTACGTGTACTTTCGTTTTGCAGGTGGAGTCACCGGTGTCCAAAGACGTTCTCGGCGGGCAAAATTCCTGAGTGAAGTTCTGGCTCATCTGGATTTTTCAATTACCGTGAGAGACGATCTCGTCATAGCGCGCGTGAAAAAAATAAGTGCCGATGAGATATTATACCGCATGAAGGTAATGGGAGTGCTTGTTGCTTACACAAGGCAGCTTGATGTTTCCATGGTCGATGACTCGCAGATAAACAGATATGCACACGATTTTGATAAGTTAATAGCAAATCGCATCCAAACAACAATCGGAGGGTGA
- a CDS encoding response regulator → MNASQKTSILILDDEPIVSKRLHPALEKKGYEVESFTDSSKALARVHERNFDIVVTDLKMDGVDGMQFLTEVKGISPETEVIIITGFATMETAKESIRKGIFDFLAKPFKLGEIQEVIRQADEKIQKAKLQKKS, encoded by the coding sequence ATGAACGCCTCACAAAAAACCAGTATTTTAATTCTCGATGACGAGCCTATCGTCAGCAAAAGACTTCATCCCGCGCTTGAGAAAAAGGGTTATGAAGTCGAGAGTTTTACAGATAGCAGCAAAGCCCTTGCAAGGGTCCACGAACGCAATTTCGACATCGTGGTTACTGACCTCAAAATGGATGGAGTGGATGGAATGCAGTTTCTGACTGAGGTAAAAGGCATCTCCCCCGAAACCGAGGTGATAATTATCACAGGATTTGCGACCATGGAAACCGCCAAGGAATCCATACGCAAAGGCATTTTCGACTTTCTCGCCAAACCTTTCAAGCTTGGAGAAATTCAAGAAGTGATCAGGCAGGCTGACGAAAAAATACAAAAAGCTAAACTACAGAAAAAGTCTTAA
- a CDS encoding universal stress protein: MNKALIPVEMTLASNIALRYSCLKSKVLKIGLQPIHIEEPDNKAHSSETGWIRKSWESGLKQAGMEQVRRILQNEELDCFIMPQPIIKVGDREDLLLQELRIGDYELFIEGELSNFNTGEFRKKLRSKLYRKMPCPVLVVKNIIKSDRVAMVVDSRTDLEALIPQFCALLQEKKIDFDLCVYSLDEFSQELQPEDIIQKATKILAENGLTPQRSFTLLTAPEKAALSLQEYGMIASAVDRNSTRKSPLIEVLARVSCPLLLCWTYTAGRA; encoded by the coding sequence ATGAATAAAGCGTTAATTCCGGTGGAGATGACCCTGGCATCAAATATCGCCCTACGATATTCCTGCCTCAAATCGAAGGTTCTCAAAATCGGTCTGCAGCCAATACATATAGAGGAGCCTGACAACAAGGCACACTCGTCTGAAACCGGCTGGATCCGTAAATCTTGGGAATCCGGTCTTAAACAGGCCGGAATGGAACAGGTCCGCAGGATTCTCCAGAACGAAGAGCTGGACTGCTTCATCATGCCCCAGCCCATCATAAAAGTAGGGGACCGGGAAGACCTGCTGTTACAGGAACTCCGAATCGGTGACTATGAACTGTTCATTGAAGGTGAACTTTCAAATTTCAACACTGGCGAGTTCCGTAAAAAACTGCGCTCAAAATTATACAGGAAAATGCCCTGCCCGGTGCTCGTTGTTAAGAACATTATCAAATCCGACCGGGTGGCGATGGTTGTTGATTCAAGAACAGATCTTGAAGCCCTGATTCCTCAGTTCTGCGCCCTGCTGCAGGAAAAGAAAATTGATTTCGATCTGTGCGTATACAGTCTGGACGAATTCAGTCAGGAACTTCAGCCCGAAGATATAATTCAGAAAGCCACAAAAATACTCGCCGAGAACGGCCTGACTCCGCAGAGATCTTTTACCCTGCTTACCGCTCCTGAAAAAGCGGCTCTTTCGCTTCAGGAATACGGTATGATAGCTTCCGCTGTGGACCGAAATTCCACGCGCAAATCACCCCTTATTGAAGTTCTGGCCCGGGTTTCCTGTCCTTTGCTCCTGTGCTGGACCTACACTGCCGGGAGGGCATAA
- a CDS encoding universal stress protein produces the protein MKILIPVDENTYSMYAIRHAARLARNTWPDLALLAIDKKGLLPGKEPDFSDSNPKVRMLHNYCKDMLALLGSSSELYVKEGEPFQMKGHGRQLAEEEHTGRKKLQLHVRNASPVKAILEEAEDDDSDLIIMGCSRSGSAWESSPHAPGKVADRAECPVLVIKDEHPVSKVVCCLDHAHVTQESLEMINQLVTFYNAELEIVGILKHSQLKSEVEQQMGEVLDYYLKHNIRALVRVVDEESLEAFISSGTQRDLMAVWLSPKSTLQRLFPREKIATLVNKALSSILILR, from the coding sequence ATGAAAATTCTGATTCCTGTAGATGAAAACACATACAGTATGTACGCCATCCGTCATGCGGCGCGGCTGGCCCGGAATACCTGGCCCGATCTGGCCCTGCTTGCCATCGATAAAAAAGGACTGCTGCCGGGAAAAGAACCGGATTTTTCCGATTCCAATCCCAAAGTGCGGATGCTGCACAACTACTGCAAAGATATGCTGGCACTTCTCGGTTCAAGCTCTGAACTCTATGTAAAGGAAGGCGAACCGTTCCAAATGAAGGGACATGGTCGGCAGCTGGCTGAGGAAGAACATACAGGACGGAAAAAATTGCAGTTACATGTACGTAACGCCTCACCGGTAAAAGCAATTCTCGAAGAAGCCGAGGACGATGACAGCGATCTTATCATCATGGGTTGCAGCCGCAGCGGTTCCGCCTGGGAATCTTCCCCGCATGCTCCTGGAAAAGTGGCGGACCGGGCAGAGTGTCCGGTTCTGGTCATCAAGGATGAGCATCCCGTTTCAAAGGTCGTCTGCTGTCTGGATCATGCTCATGTCACGCAGGAATCTCTTGAGATGATCAATCAGCTGGTCACATTTTATAATGCCGAACTCGAAATAGTCGGCATACTTAAACATTCTCAACTCAAGAGTGAAGTTGAACAGCAAATGGGCGAAGTGCTGGATTACTACCTCAAGCATAATATTCGCGCTCTGGTCAGGGTTGTCGATGAAGAATCACTTGAGGCATTCATATCTTCTGGAACTCAAAGAGACTTGATGGCTGTTTGGCTCAGCCCCAAGTCAACGCTTCAGCGTCTCTTTCCCCGAGAGAAAATAGCGACTTTGGTTAACAAGGCGTTGTCTTCTATACTTATCCTGAGATAA
- a CDS encoding tRNA-dihydrouridine synthase family protein, translated as MTPITSLTAPMNKSNPDYCHKLAAQLSTPIYIGGKIIPNRLWLAPMAGLTHSAFRQVLNHYGSCGLVFTEMCSAKAVPTENPKVSPVFKWHKWELPGLVCQLAGSTPEEMVIAAKRVEQEGFFGVDINMGCSARGMIKREAGAALLKTPEKAVAVVEAVREAVSIPVFVKFRTGWSKEIAPAVALSKRLEEAGADCLVFHPRVAPDKRTRPPFIDHIRSIKEAVTIPVFGNGDVTTPQHCQNMLDRTGCDGVSVGRMAVARPWLFAQWTSGFTPDETIFQDYVLRLADALEQDFDPIRGIKRFRLFMAYYAANFRFGHSLQATFSTAKSMDDVRRMAKEYIKPGMALSQTPNMNLYSP; from the coding sequence ATGACACCCATAACCAGTCTTACCGCTCCCATGAATAAATCTAATCCTGACTATTGCCACAAACTGGCAGCACAGCTAAGCACCCCCATTTACATTGGCGGAAAAATCATTCCCAACCGCCTCTGGCTTGCGCCCATGGCCGGATTGACCCACAGCGCCTTCCGTCAGGTGCTGAATCACTACGGCTCCTGCGGTCTGGTCTTTACTGAAATGTGCAGCGCCAAGGCCGTCCCGACAGAAAACCCCAAAGTATCCCCAGTATTTAAATGGCATAAATGGGAATTACCCGGACTTGTCTGTCAATTGGCCGGTTCCACGCCGGAAGAGATGGTAATTGCGGCAAAACGGGTGGAACAGGAAGGTTTCTTCGGAGTAGATATCAATATGGGATGCTCGGCGCGTGGAATGATTAAACGCGAGGCGGGAGCTGCACTGCTCAAAACACCGGAAAAAGCCGTGGCCGTGGTGGAAGCTGTACGAGAGGCTGTTTCCATTCCTGTTTTTGTAAAATTTCGCACCGGATGGTCCAAAGAGATCGCCCCGGCAGTCGCGCTTTCCAAAAGGCTTGAAGAGGCAGGGGCCGATTGTCTGGTCTTCCACCCGCGTGTGGCCCCGGACAAGCGTACCCGCCCTCCCTTCATTGATCACATCCGTTCCATCAAGGAAGCGGTAACCATACCCGTTTTCGGAAATGGCGATGTAACAACTCCGCAGCATTGTCAGAATATGCTTGATCGGACAGGCTGCGACGGTGTATCCGTAGGCCGCATGGCAGTGGCTCGTCCGTGGCTCTTTGCCCAGTGGACAAGTGGATTCACACCCGACGAAACAATTTTTCAGGATTATGTACTGCGTCTGGCAGACGCCCTTGAGCAGGATTTTGATCCCATCCGGGGAATCAAACGGTTTAGGCTGTTTATGGCATACTATGCGGCCAATTTCCGATTCGGACACAGCCTTCAGGCCACATTTTCCACAGCAAAAAGTATGGATGATGTCCGGCGCATGGCTAAGGAATATATTAAACCGGGCATGGCCTTAAGCCAGACTCCCAACATGAATTTGTATAGTCCTTGA
- a CDS encoding glutamine amidotransferase-related protein yields MKNKHILVLNLLFEEHLKDSFDCRIAEAFEPIEVTYDTVHLENIDKIKDFTSYTHLLLSGSTESATAENNWYQDLDCIIADFISQEKSILGICFGHQFLIRHILGKDHVRKSQTPEIGWTEINLSDNRILNGIDSLKSAVFHYDEVFDLDSRFEITADSKRCGIHGFQVKGKSIWGVQFHPDFMYRDIDAFVSEVAEKEADFEEIHCAEAVSPDEFKKNDLIFKNWIEIS; encoded by the coding sequence ATGAAGAATAAACACATCCTTGTATTGAATCTTCTTTTTGAAGAACACTTAAAAGATAGCTTTGATTGTAGAATCGCAGAAGCTTTTGAACCGATCGAAGTTACATACGATACGGTTCATTTGGAAAACATCGATAAAATAAAAGATTTTACAAGTTATACTCACCTACTGCTCTCAGGCTCCACGGAAAGCGCGACCGCTGAAAACAACTGGTATCAGGATCTGGATTGCATCATCGCGGATTTCATCTCCCAAGAGAAATCAATCCTCGGCATATGTTTCGGGCATCAATTTTTGATCAGGCATATCCTCGGCAAAGACCATGTCCGCAAGTCTCAAACACCGGAAATCGGCTGGACTGAAATAAACCTGTCCGACAATCGAATCCTCAACGGAATCGATTCATTAAAATCTGCGGTTTTTCACTATGACGAGGTGTTTGATCTGGATTCCCGGTTTGAAATAACAGCAGATTCAAAACGGTGTGGAATTCATGGATTTCAGGTTAAAGGAAAATCTATCTGGGGAGTGCAGTTTCATCCCGATTTTATGTACCGTGATATTGATGCCTTTGTTAGCGAGGTAGCTGAAAAAGAAGCCGACTTTGAAGAAATTCACTGTGCGGAGGCTGTTTCCCCTGATGAATTTAAAAAGAATGATCTGATTTTCAAGAACTGGATTGAGATTTCATAG
- a CDS encoding FAD:protein FMN transferase, with amino-acid sequence MKRFSGLLTGVNGFLIQLLCMAFVLSGCGSSSEPVRIQGRAIGTTYSVIAYGLPKNISAEDLHKGVEQVVAEVNSVMSLFKYDSELSRFNAYRKNDWFSVSKELAGVVHTAKAVNQITEGAFDITVAPLVNLWGFGPDKRPEIIPTEAEIKEAQANVGSDKIEVRLDPPALKKLKPGITLDLAAIAKGYCVDAVSNWLKNRGISSFMVEIGGEIRTAGTKPGNLPWRIAVEKPVSMERSVQALISLSGKAMATSGDYRNYYEIDGKRYSHIIDPGTGRPISHTLVSVSVVDETCTRADAFATGLTVLGPEKGIALAKECNLSAFFIVKTPDGLSEIATGDFPQHEKMN; translated from the coding sequence ATGAAGCGGTTTTCAGGTTTGTTGACTGGAGTTAATGGATTTTTGATCCAGTTGCTTTGCATGGCATTTGTGCTCAGCGGATGCGGGAGTTCTTCTGAACCTGTCCGTATTCAGGGCAGGGCCATAGGCACCACTTATTCCGTTATTGCTTATGGTTTGCCGAAAAATATTTCAGCTGAAGATCTGCACAAAGGAGTTGAGCAGGTTGTGGCGGAAGTCAATTCGGTTATGTCCCTGTTTAAATATGATTCCGAACTCTCCCGTTTTAATGCTTACCGCAAGAACGACTGGTTTTCCGTGTCCAAAGAATTGGCCGGGGTGGTACATACGGCCAAAGCGGTGAATCAGATAACCGAAGGGGCCTTTGATATCACCGTAGCACCGCTGGTTAATCTTTGGGGATTCGGTCCCGATAAAAGGCCCGAGATTATTCCCACCGAAGCTGAAATAAAAGAGGCGCAGGCTAATGTCGGGTCGGACAAAATTGAGGTCCGCTTAGATCCTCCTGCCCTTAAAAAATTAAAACCGGGCATCACGCTCGATCTAGCGGCAATTGCCAAAGGTTATTGCGTGGACGCAGTCAGCAACTGGCTGAAAAATAGAGGCATATCCAGCTTCATGGTTGAGATCGGTGGAGAAATAAGGACCGCAGGAACGAAGCCGGGAAATTTGCCGTGGCGTATCGCAGTTGAAAAACCGGTGAGTATGGAACGCTCCGTACAGGCTTTGATCAGTCTTTCCGGTAAAGCTATGGCTACATCCGGCGATTACCGCAACTATTACGAGATAGATGGTAAAAGATATTCACATATAATTGATCCCGGTACCGGGCGGCCTATTTCGCATACGCTCGTCTCGGTAAGTGTTGTGGATGAAACCTGTACCCGTGCCGATGCTTTTGCCACAGGCCTGACAGTGCTCGGCCCGGAAAAAGGAATCGCACTGGCCAAGGAATGTAACCTGTCCGCCTTTTTCATTGTGAAAACGCCGGATGGATTATCAGAGATTGCCACCGGTGATTTCCCCCAACACGAAAAAATGAATTAA
- the nqrF gene encoding NADH:ubiquinone reductase (Na(+)-transporting) subunit F: protein MVEIILGVVMFTGVVLALCVFILLARAKLVPSGEVNIEINDDPEKTIEVRPGTKLLGALAEKEIYVPSACGGGGSCGQCKCKVFEGGGDILPTETSHVSKREAREGVRLACQVNVKQDMKIEVPAEIFDIKKWECTVKSNIPRATFIKELTLQLPEGENVDFRAGGYIQIEAPAHTVNYKNFDVGDKFKADWDKFDLWRYTSVVKEPIVRAYSMANYPEEKGIIMLNVRVCPPPPFAPDAPPGQMSSFIYSLKPGDKVTISGPYGEFFARDTDAEMIFIGGGAGMAPMRSHIFDQLKRLSTKRKVSYWYGARSLQEMFYVDEFDKLAEECPNFSWHVALSDPQPEDNWTGFTGFIHQVLYDNYIKDHPAPEDCEFYMCGPPMMASAVENMLMDQGVEKENIMYDNFGG from the coding sequence ATGGTTGAGATAATTCTCGGTGTTGTGATGTTTACCGGCGTGGTACTCGCGTTGTGTGTGTTCATCCTTCTGGCCCGGGCCAAGCTTGTCCCGAGCGGAGAGGTGAACATTGAAATCAACGATGATCCGGAAAAAACAATTGAAGTTCGTCCCGGAACCAAACTGCTCGGCGCGTTGGCGGAAAAGGAAATCTATGTTCCTTCAGCCTGCGGTGGCGGTGGTTCATGCGGGCAATGTAAATGTAAGGTTTTTGAAGGCGGTGGAGACATTCTGCCCACAGAAACCTCCCATGTAAGCAAACGTGAGGCCCGCGAAGGTGTCCGCCTTGCCTGTCAGGTCAATGTTAAACAGGATATGAAGATCGAAGTCCCGGCCGAAATCTTTGATATCAAGAAGTGGGAATGTACGGTTAAATCCAATATCCCGCGTGCGACCTTTATCAAGGAACTCACTCTTCAGCTTCCTGAAGGTGAGAATGTGGACTTCCGTGCGGGTGGTTATATTCAGATTGAAGCCCCGGCCCATACCGTCAATTACAAGAATTTTGATGTTGGCGATAAATTCAAGGCTGACTGGGATAAATTTGATCTCTGGAGATACACTTCGGTGGTAAAAGAACCCATCGTGAGGGCCTATTCCATGGCCAACTATCCAGAGGAAAAGGGTATTATCATGCTTAATGTGCGTGTCTGCCCGCCACCTCCGTTTGCTCCCGATGCCCCTCCCGGGCAGATGTCATCATTTATCTATAGCCTTAAACCCGGAGATAAAGTTACTATCTCCGGTCCGTACGGCGAGTTCTTCGCCCGTGATACCGATGCCGAAATGATTTTTATCGGCGGAGGTGCGGGTATGGCTCCCATGCGTTCCCATATCTTCGATCAGCTCAAGCGGCTAAGCACAAAGCGCAAGGTCAGCTACTGGTACGGAGCACGCAGCCTGCAGGAAATGTTCTATGTGGATGAGTTCGATAAACTGGCTGAAGAATGCCCCAACTTCAGTTGGCATGTAGCCCTGTCCGACCCGCAGCCCGAAGACAACTGGACTGGGTTCACTGGATTTATCCATCAGGTCCTTTATGATAATTACATCAAGGATCATCCTGCACCTGAAGATTGTGAGTTCTACATGTGCGGTCCGCCGATGATGGCCTCCGCAGTGGAAAATATGCTTATGGATCAGGGTGTGGAGAAAGAGAACATCATGTATGACAACTTCGGCGGATAG
- the nqrE gene encoding NADH:ubiquinone reductase (Na(+)-transporting) subunit E: MEHLLNIFVKSIFIENMALAFFLGMCTYLAVSKKVATALGLGVAVVVVMTITVPVNNLLYNYFLREGALAWAGFGDTDLTFVGLISYIGVIAAIVQILEMTLDKYVPSLYNALGIFLPLITVNCAILGASLFMVERDYNFAEAVTFGFGSGVGWALAIVLLAGIREKMKYSDVPEGLQGLGITFIVVGLMSFGFLSFSGIQM, encoded by the coding sequence GTGGAACATCTGCTTAATATATTCGTCAAATCGATTTTTATCGAAAATATGGCGTTGGCCTTCTTTCTGGGGATGTGCACCTACCTGGCCGTATCCAAGAAAGTAGCTACCGCACTGGGCCTTGGCGTGGCTGTGGTAGTGGTCATGACCATTACTGTTCCGGTCAATAACCTGCTCTACAACTACTTTCTGCGTGAAGGTGCGTTGGCTTGGGCCGGTTTCGGCGATACTGATCTCACCTTCGTTGGTCTGATTTCCTACATCGGCGTTATCGCGGCGATTGTTCAGATTCTGGAAATGACCCTCGATAAGTATGTGCCGTCGCTTTATAACGCGCTGGGGATTTTCCTGCCGCTGATCACTGTTAACTGCGCCATTCTCGGTGCCTCCCTCTTTATGGTGGAGCGTGATTACAACTTCGCGGAAGCCGTTACCTTCGGTTTCGGTTCCGGTGTCGGTTGGGCACTGGCCATCGTGCTTCTGGCGGGTATTCGCGAGAAGATGAAGTACTCGGATGTGCCGGAAGGACTTCAGGGACTGGGGATCACTTTCATAGTGGTCGGCCTGATGTCCTTCGGATTCCTGTCCTTCTCCGGAATCCAGATGTAG